In the Polyangiaceae bacterium genome, one interval contains:
- a CDS encoding CDGSH iron-sulfur domain-containing protein, which translates to MSTQIKCAPNGPLLTEGPLTLTDPTGKNLEIPAGKKIALCRCGFSQNKPFCDGQHSKQGFKADEEAKAP; encoded by the coding sequence ATGTCGACTCAGATCAAGTGCGCTCCGAACGGCCCCCTCTTGACCGAGGGTCCCCTCACCCTCACCGATCCGACGGGCAAGAACCTCGAGATCCCTGCCGGCAAGAAGATCGCCCTCTGCCGCTGCGGTTTCTCGCAGAACAAGCCCTTCTGCGACGGGCAGCACTCGAAGCAAGGCTTCAAGGCCGACGAAGAAGCGAAAGCGCCCTGA